GGTCGAGGAGTTCTCGTGGAAGGGCATCCTCGACTTCACGACCTGCACCGAGTGCGGGCGCTGCCAGTCGCAGTGCCCCGCCTGGAACACCGAGAAGCCGCTCTCGCCCAAGCTCCTGATCACCGCGCTGCGCGATCACGCGTACGCCAAGGCGCCGTACGTGCAGGCCGGCGGTGAGGGCAGCGCGGCCGCCACCGCACTGCTCGAGAACGACGAGGTGCTCGCTCGCGAGGCACAGCGCCCGCTGGTCGGCGACACCGGCGACGGCTGGTTCTACAACCCCGACGACGGCTCGGCCGTCATCGACTCCGAGGTGCTGTGGAACTGCACGTCCTGCGGCGCGTGCGTGCAGCAGTGCCCGGTCGACATCGAGCACGTAGACCACATCATGGACATGCGCCGGCACCAGGTGCTGGTCGAGTCGAACTTCCCGGCCGAGCTCAACCAGCTCTTCAAGGGCCTGGAGAACAAGGGCAACCCCTGGAACATGTCGACCACCGCCCGGATGGACTGGGCCAAGGACCTGCCGTTCGAGGTGAAGGTCGTCGGCGGTGACGCTCCCGGTGACCCAGAGTCGCTCGACGAGGTCGACTGGCTGTTCTGGGTCGGCTGCGCCGGCGCCTATGAGGACCGCGCCAAGAAGACGACCCGCGCCGTCGCGGAGCTCCTCGACATGGCGGGCGTGAGCTTCGGCGTACTCGGCAACGGCGAGACCTGCACCGGTGACCCCGCACGCCGGGCCGGCAACGAGTTCGTGTTCCAGGGTCTCGCTGCGCAGAACGCCGAGACCTTCAAGGAGTACAAGGTCAAGAAGGTCGTCTCGACCTGCGCCCACTGCTTCAACACGTTGAAGAACGAGTACAAGGACTTTGGCGTCGAGCTCGAGGTCGTGCACCACACGCAGCTGCTGAACCGGCTCGTCCGCGAGGGCAAGCTCACTCCCGTCAAGGACGGCGCGGGCGCATCGCCTCGCAAGATCACCTACCACGACCCGTGCTTCCTGGGCCGGCACAACCAGGTCTACAGCCCGCCGCGCGACCTCCTGCAGGTGCTGCCCGGTGCGGAGTACGCCGAGATGGAGCGAAACTCCGAGAAGTCCTTCTGCTGCGGCGCCGGCGGCGCCCGCATGTGGATGGAGGAGAAGATCGGCGAGCGGATCAACCTCAACCGCACCAAGGAGGCAGTCGGCACCGGTGCCGACCAGATCGCCGTCGGTTGCCCCTTCTGCCGGGTGATGCTCTCCGACGGGCTCACCTCCGAGCAGGCCAGCGGCAACGCCCGCGAAGAGGTCGAGGTCCTCGACGTCGCGCAGATGCTGCTGGCGTCGGTCAAGGGCGAGTCGGCGACGCGTACGAAGAAGTCCGACCGTCCCGCCAAGGCACCAGCTGCCGCCGGCGCCACTGAGCCGCAGGTCGAGGAAGGCGCGCAAGCGCCTGTCTCGAAACCGGACGAGGCCACGCAGGCCGAGCCCGAGGCCGGCGACGTCACCCAGACGGAGGAGACCGTCACCGAGCCTGCCGATGTCGGCCCCGCTGCCAAGGCGAGTGGTGGTTCGTCGCTCTTCGACGTCGGAGATGAGTCTCCGGCTGCTGGGGAGAAGACGGCGTCGAAGGCCGCGCAGCCGACGGCCAAGGCCGAAGCCGAGCCCGCGAAGGAGCCCGAGCCCGCAGCGCCCGCTGCTGGTGGCTCCCTCTTCGATGTCGGCGACGAGTCTCCTGCCGCTGAGGAGAAGGCCGCGCAGCCGACGGCCAAGGCCGAAGCCGAGCCCGCTAAGGAGCCCGAGCCCGCAGCGCCCGCTGCTGGTGGCTCGCTGTTCGACGCCGCCGCGACCGATGCCCCGGCTGCACCGAAGGCCACGGAGCCTGAGGCCAAGTCCGAGCCCGAAGCCACGACCGCTCCGGAGCCCGAGCCCACGCCCGCAGCGGCCTCTGGCTCGCTGTTCGACATCGCGGCGCCCGAGCCGGTCGGTGCCGCTGCAGCTGCAGCCAAGGAGTCCGCGGCTGAGATCAAGGACGAGCCCGAGGAACAGGCGAAGGCGGAAGTTGAGCCCGGGCCCGAGCCTGCGAAGGAGGAGCCGAAGGCCGAGGCGACCCCCGCCGCCGAGCCCCAGACCTCCATCCCGGAGGGGGGCTCACTCTTCGACATCACCGCCCCCGAGCCGGCCGCACCAGCAGCCAAGGCCGAGCCGGAACACGGGGCCGAGACCAAGGACGCCGCCCCCGAGGCCGAGGCCACGGACGAGCCTGAGAACGAGCCGGTCGCGAGCGCGGACCCCGAACCGGAACCGGAGCCCACGCCCGAGGCAAAGGACGAGAAGCCCGAGCCAGAGCCGCGCGTCGAGGCCCTCCAGAAGCCTGCTTCCGCGCCGGCGGCAGCACCGCAGACGAGCATCCCCGAAGGTGGTTCCCTGTTCGACATCACCGCCCCGGAGCCGACGCCACCTTCTGCTGCGCCGGCCGTTGAGCCCGAACCTGAGCCCGCGGCCAATGACGACGAGCCCGAAGCTGAGCCAGCGACGACCGCGTCTGATGACTCGCTGTCAGCGGGCGCGGCGTTGAGCCAAGCCGCGACGTTCGGTTTTGCCGACACGAGCGAGCCCCAGGCTGAGGACAAGGTCGAGCCCGAGTCCGACGCGGAGCAGGAGCCCGACGACACGGAAGAAGAAGCCGAGTCGACATCGGTTCCGGAGGACGACGCCGAGGAAGCAGAGCCCGCAGCGGCCGAGCAGCCGAAGTCGTCGGGCAACGCCCACGCACCACGTACGGACGTGGACATCAACGAGTCCGGGTCACTGTTCGACCTCTGACCG
This is a stretch of genomic DNA from Nocardioides sp. InS609-2. It encodes these proteins:
- a CDS encoding (Fe-S)-binding protein yields the protein MQIFAIVVSLALTVAALALLVPAVRTMLGVIRTGQPAPGRSGNPVGRTVTMLKETVLHTRMLQWTVVGVMHWFVFAAFIFLSTAVLAAYFQLFKPDFAWPIVGHWYPFEWFSELIGLLSTVGIVFLIVYRQRHHPRTEGRKSRFFGSTMWQAYFVEALALLEGSAILFVRAAEWKLDEEGGRSHYPIASWLGDAVYPVSPGSLENLIYFIAMFKIALAMVWLMVIARNLTMGIAWHRFTAWFNIFYKRESDGSTALGAMKPLTSAGVPITLDDIEELDEDSTLGVGQVEEFSWKGILDFTTCTECGRCQSQCPAWNTEKPLSPKLLITALRDHAYAKAPYVQAGGEGSAAATALLENDEVLAREAQRPLVGDTGDGWFYNPDDGSAVIDSEVLWNCTSCGACVQQCPVDIEHVDHIMDMRRHQVLVESNFPAELNQLFKGLENKGNPWNMSTTARMDWAKDLPFEVKVVGGDAPGDPESLDEVDWLFWVGCAGAYEDRAKKTTRAVAELLDMAGVSFGVLGNGETCTGDPARRAGNEFVFQGLAAQNAETFKEYKVKKVVSTCAHCFNTLKNEYKDFGVELEVVHHTQLLNRLVREGKLTPVKDGAGASPRKITYHDPCFLGRHNQVYSPPRDLLQVLPGAEYAEMERNSEKSFCCGAGGARMWMEEKIGERINLNRTKEAVGTGADQIAVGCPFCRVMLSDGLTSEQASGNAREEVEVLDVAQMLLASVKGESATRTKKSDRPAKAPAAAGATEPQVEEGAQAPVSKPDEATQAEPEAGDVTQTEETVTEPADVGPAAKASGGSSLFDVGDESPAAGEKTASKAAQPTAKAEAEPAKEPEPAAPAAGGSLFDVGDESPAAEEKAAQPTAKAEAEPAKEPEPAAPAAGGSLFDAAATDAPAAPKATEPEAKSEPEATTAPEPEPTPAAASGSLFDIAAPEPVGAAAAAAKESAAEIKDEPEEQAKAEVEPGPEPAKEEPKAEATPAAEPQTSIPEGGSLFDITAPEPAAPAAKAEPEHGAETKDAAPEAEATDEPENEPVASADPEPEPEPTPEAKDEKPEPEPRVEALQKPASAPAAAPQTSIPEGGSLFDITAPEPTPPSAAPAVEPEPEPAANDDEPEAEPATTASDDSLSAGAALSQAATFGFADTSEPQAEDKVEPESDAEQEPDDTEEEAESTSVPEDDAEEAEPAAAEQPKSSGNAHAPRTDVDINESGSLFDL